GCGTGCCGGACGCGGTGCGCCCGCTGCTGGCCTTTCTCGGACGCCTGCGTCCCGACGCCCGCTGAGACGACGCCTCAGTCTGCGCGCAGCGCCTGCGCAAGCATGGGCAGCGAGCGCTCGTAGCGATACGACGTGTCGCGGTGCCCGTCGGCGAACTCCTCGTAGTGGTGCTTCACGCCGAGGGCGTTCAGCTGCTTGCGAAATATGCGGGCCCCCAGGTGCAGGTTGTACTCGTCGCTCGAGCCCACGTCGATGTAGAGGCACGAGAGCCGTTGCAGCGCGGCGGCCCCGGCCTCGAGCATGCGCACCGGATCGTGGGTCAGCCACCGCTGCCAGATCGCCTCGCGAAGCGCCCCCGTCTCGAAGTCGAAGGGCATCCAGATGCCGAATCCATCGCCCTCACCGCCCTCGTCGTCGGGCGAGTAGGCGGCCGCCATGGCCGTGATGTTGATTGCGGTGAAGTCGCTCGATCGCTTCTTCGGCGCCTGTTCGAAGTGCTCGAGCCAGGCGGCGAGCGAGCCGAACGCGGTCATGGTGCTCGCCGCCTTGGGGATGTCGGGCAAGTAGGCGTACTCGAAATACATATCGCCCGCGTGACAGGCACAGGCGCCGAACACGTCACCGCGCTCGAGCGCAAGCCGCAGCGCCCCGTAGCCACCGCTCGACTTGCCCGCCACGGCCCGGGATTCCCGCGTCGCAAGCGTGCGATGGCGGGCGTCGATGTGCGCCACCGTCTCGTCGG
This Pseudomonadota bacterium DNA region includes the following protein-coding sequences:
- a CDS encoding esterase, producing MTPTALPLAGRVVIERIESRLLVGNRPGDPAFRDVPVYLPPSYDTTPSRRYPTIYMLAGYSGTGMSFVGYSCFSPTLPQRLDTLMRSGCMNEAIVVMADAMTRYGGSQYVDSSATGPYQRFVADETVAHIDARHRTLATRESRAVAGKSSGGYGALRLALERGDVFGACACHAGDMYFEYAYLPDIPKAASTMTAFGSLAAWLEHFEQAPKKRSSDFTAINITAMAAAYSPDDEGGEGDGFGIWMPFDFETGALREAIWQRWLTHDPVRMLEAGAAALQRLSCLYIDVGSSDEYNLHLGARIFRKQLNALGVKHHYEEFADGHRDTSYRYERSLPMLAQALRAD